One Bacillota bacterium DNA segment encodes these proteins:
- the rpsL gene encoding 30S ribosomal protein S12 codes for MPTFNQLVRKGRQPIRKKSKSPALRGCPQKRGVCLVVRTVSPKKPNSALRKVARVRLSNGVEVTAYIPGIGHNLQEHSVVLVRGGRVKDLPGVRYHVVRGTLDAAGTQNRKSSRSKYGTKRPK; via the coding sequence ATGCCGACATTCAACCAGTTAGTACGTAAAGGGCGTCAGCCCATACGCAAGAAAAGCAAGAGCCCTGCTCTGAGAGGGTGCCCGCAGAAGCGGGGAGTGTGCCTGGTGGTGCGTACCGTATCGCCGAAGAAGCCCAACTCGGCACTGCGTAAGGTCGCACGTGTACGCCTGAGCAACGGTGTGGAAGTCACGGCTTACATCCCGGGGATTGGGCACAATCTGCAGGAACACTCGGTGGTTCTGGTGCGTGGCGGACGTGTGAAGGACCTGCCGGGCGTGCGCTATCATGTGGTGCGTGGCACGCTGGACGCGGCGGGTACGCAGAACCGCAAGAGCAGCCGTTCCAAATACGGTACGAAGCGACCGAAGTAA
- the rpoC gene encoding DNA-directed RNA polymerase subunit beta', translating into MIDASAFSKIRISIASPDDIRQWSHGEVKKPETINYRTFKPERDGLFCERIFGPVKDWECHCGRYRKMKYKGTICDRCGVEVTRARVRRSRMGHIELASPVCHIWYLKAMPSPLALILDMSSRLLEKVIYFASYIVTHVDRATINQELDTIRDALREITENIRKQAEEEVARMRREFNKQLREHGPDSSEPWDEATIAEKRAYLERRIQQEYEEAEARITELNEALSRPNSNACLERIEKRMLINDEEWRAIERLLYQVSRHTGKDYTGLVKAGMGGAAIRDLLKEIDLEALARELRQEIQNTQGQARIRAIKRLEIVEAFINSKNRPEWMILECIPVLPPELRPMVQLDGGRFATSDLNDLYRRIINRNNRLKKIIEIRAPESIINHEKRLLQEAVDALIDNGRRARPVVGTNGRALKSLSDMLKGKEGRFRKNLLGKRVDYSGRSVIVVGPNLKLHQCGLPKEMALELFKPFVMKRLVDSEAAQNIKTAKRLIERMRDEVWDALDAVIHEHPVLLNRAPTLHRLGIQAFEPVLVDGKAIQIHPLVCPAYNADFDGDQMAVHVPLSPLAQAEARVLMLSTQNLFSPADGRAIVAPTQDIVLGAYYLTIAKEQEPRGIEQMQVNGEKRWLPFRDIEEARMALEHKLIALHDPILVRLERNGRREVVTTTVGRLIFHEILPEGIAYTDEYLNMVMDKKALASLILTCFRMHGQERTVKLLDDLKDLGFRYATTSGTTIAITDMESPEDRDRILADTMRAVERLNQQYRRGQLTLGERKQRVIQAWQKASEDIGEAIVQSIDRFNPLYIITASGARGSTKQLSQLAGMRGLFADSRGNLMEELPIKSNFHEGLSVLEYFVSTHGARKGMSDTALRTADAGYLTRRLVDAAQDVIVRAYDCGTTNGITIKPVEDLSSLVETVAERIRARTALEDIRDPVTGELLAQAGELISDEAAQRIDTILSDLDSIAEQATDAQALEHFRLMRDRGVLVRSPLTCEHHRGVCAKCYGRDMATGKLVEIGTAVGIIAAQSIGEPGTQLTMRTFHTGGVAGTYITGGKQFANVRMQLLEELRRDVGRYEERRRAQVEQEGESGEEGISLSAKQLRELMDTYITPAGSLPRVIELFMATEALKGRAIMSEHAGVVAAIESHELMRQVILHVPVAVTETGEGLLDEVSANTVIDPSLPEGDPDAVIVREGERITAEHLERLLEAGIEEVQVIKVYPVPGRGELKVKVGDMVEPGDALTEGLLQPRELLRLKGVRAVQGYLVQEIQKVYKQQGVDIHDKHIEIIVRQMLKKRRVVDPGDTRFLPGSIVDKFIFEAENERVRRQGGREATAEWVLQSITEAALTTESFLSAASFERTTHVLTEAAVRGKKDELVGLKENVIIGRLIPAGTGYAAYRELEPQPLAEGAEIPLEAYDPVLHREIEPPLPEIIERGEIPVVEAGEVLLPGEEGLFEEDEITPDEDILGETPFEEEPPIVSPHDEEDIDPLTFGEEQ; encoded by the coding sequence ATGATAGACGCCAGCGCGTTCAGCAAGATACGCATCAGTATCGCATCGCCGGATGACATCCGGCAGTGGTCGCATGGTGAGGTTAAGAAACCGGAGACCATCAACTATCGTACCTTCAAGCCGGAGCGGGACGGTTTGTTCTGCGAGCGCATCTTCGGGCCGGTCAAGGATTGGGAGTGTCACTGTGGTCGCTACCGCAAGATGAAGTACAAGGGCACCATCTGCGACCGCTGTGGCGTGGAGGTAACTCGTGCGCGGGTGCGCCGCAGTCGTATGGGACATATCGAGCTGGCGTCGCCCGTATGCCACATCTGGTACCTGAAGGCGATGCCCTCTCCGCTGGCTCTGATTCTGGACATGTCCTCGCGCCTGCTGGAGAAGGTCATCTACTTTGCCTCGTACATCGTCACGCACGTGGACCGTGCGACCATCAATCAGGAGCTGGACACCATCCGCGACGCCCTGCGTGAAATTACCGAAAACATCCGCAAGCAGGCAGAGGAAGAGGTCGCGCGGATGCGCCGCGAGTTCAATAAGCAGCTGAGGGAGCATGGCCCCGATAGCTCGGAACCGTGGGACGAAGCCACTATCGCGGAGAAGCGAGCTTATCTGGAGCGGCGTATCCAGCAAGAGTACGAGGAGGCGGAGGCGCGTATCACCGAGCTGAACGAGGCTCTGTCCCGCCCGAACAGCAACGCCTGTTTGGAGCGCATCGAGAAGCGGATGCTGATTAACGACGAGGAGTGGCGCGCCATCGAGCGGTTGCTGTATCAGGTCTCGCGCCACACGGGCAAGGATTATACCGGTCTGGTGAAGGCAGGCATGGGCGGCGCAGCCATCCGCGACCTGCTTAAGGAGATCGACCTCGAAGCACTGGCACGCGAGCTGCGCCAGGAAATCCAGAACACTCAGGGACAGGCACGCATCCGTGCTATTAAGCGTCTGGAGATTGTGGAGGCGTTCATCAACTCCAAGAACCGTCCGGAGTGGATGATTCTGGAGTGCATCCCTGTGCTTCCGCCCGAATTGCGCCCGATGGTGCAGCTGGACGGCGGACGGTTCGCCACCTCCGACCTGAACGACCTGTACCGGCGCATCATCAACCGCAATAACCGCCTGAAGAAAATCATCGAAATCCGTGCGCCGGAGAGCATTATCAACCACGAAAAGCGACTGCTTCAGGAAGCGGTGGACGCGCTGATCGATAACGGACGACGCGCGCGCCCCGTGGTGGGCACGAACGGACGCGCCCTCAAGTCTCTCTCTGATATGCTCAAGGGCAAAGAGGGTCGCTTCCGCAAGAACCTGCTGGGTAAGCGCGTGGACTACTCCGGCCGTTCGGTCATCGTGGTGGGGCCTAACCTGAAGCTGCATCAGTGCGGTCTTCCGAAAGAGATGGCGCTGGAACTGTTCAAGCCCTTCGTGATGAAGCGGCTGGTGGACAGCGAAGCGGCGCAGAACATTAAGACCGCGAAACGCCTCATCGAGCGCATGAGGGACGAGGTGTGGGACGCCCTCGACGCTGTGATCCACGAACACCCGGTGCTGTTGAACCGCGCGCCCACTCTGCACCGTCTGGGCATTCAGGCATTCGAGCCAGTGCTGGTGGACGGCAAGGCAATCCAGATCCACCCGCTGGTGTGCCCCGCCTACAATGCCGACTTTGACGGCGACCAGATGGCGGTACACGTGCCGCTGAGCCCGCTGGCGCAGGCAGAGGCGCGGGTGCTGATGCTATCCACCCAGAACCTGTTCTCGCCGGCGGATGGACGCGCTATCGTTGCGCCCACGCAGGATATCGTGCTGGGAGCCTACTACCTGACCATCGCCAAGGAGCAGGAGCCTCGTGGTATCGAGCAGATGCAGGTTAACGGTGAGAAGCGCTGGCTGCCTTTCCGCGACATCGAGGAAGCGCGCATGGCGCTGGAGCACAAGCTGATTGCTCTGCACGACCCGATTCTGGTGCGGCTGGAGCGCAACGGCAGGCGCGAAGTGGTCACCACCACGGTCGGGCGGCTTATCTTCCATGAAATCCTGCCGGAAGGCATCGCCTACACCGACGAGTACCTGAACATGGTGATGGACAAGAAGGCTCTCGCGAGCCTGATCCTTACCTGCTTCCGTATGCACGGGCAGGAGCGGACGGTGAAGCTGTTGGATGACCTGAAGGACCTGGGCTTCCGCTACGCCACCACATCGGGAACGACCATCGCCATCACCGACATGGAAAGCCCCGAAGACCGCGACAGGATTCTGGCGGACACCATGCGCGCGGTGGAGAGGCTGAATCAGCAGTATCGGCGCGGTCAGCTGACACTGGGCGAGCGCAAACAGCGTGTCATTCAGGCATGGCAGAAAGCCAGCGAGGACATTGGCGAAGCGATTGTACAGTCTATCGACCGCTTCAACCCGCTGTATATTATCACTGCGTCAGGGGCACGTGGTTCCACCAAGCAGCTGTCGCAGCTGGCGGGAATGCGCGGATTGTTCGCCGACTCGCGCGGCAACCTGATGGAGGAACTGCCGATTAAGTCCAACTTCCATGAAGGCTTGTCGGTGCTGGAGTACTTCGTTTCCACGCACGGTGCGCGCAAGGGAATGTCCGACACCGCCCTGCGAACGGCGGACGCCGGTTATCTGACCCGCCGTCTGGTGGATGCCGCGCAGGACGTGATTGTGCGCGCCTATGACTGCGGCACTACCAACGGCATCACCATCAAGCCGGTAGAAGACCTGTCCAGTCTGGTGGAGACGGTGGCGGAGCGCATCCGTGCACGCACCGCGCTGGAGGATATCCGCGACCCGGTAACGGGCGAACTGCTGGCGCAGGCGGGCGAGCTCATCAGCGACGAAGCGGCACAGCGTATTGATACCATCCTGAGCGACCTGGACAGTATCGCCGAGCAGGCGACCGATGCGCAGGCGCTGGAGCACTTCCGCCTGATGCGCGATCGCGGTGTGCTGGTGCGTTCTCCGCTTACCTGCGAGCACCATCGCGGCGTCTGCGCCAAGTGTTACGGGCGCGATATGGCAACCGGCAAGCTGGTCGAGATTGGCACAGCGGTCGGCATTATCGCCGCGCAGTCTATTGGTGAACCCGGCACGCAGCTGACCATGCGCACCTTCCATACGGGAGGCGTCGCAGGTACCTACATCACGGGGGGCAAGCAGTTTGCCAACGTCCGCATGCAGTTGCTGGAGGAGCTGCGCCGTGACGTCGGACGGTACGAAGAACGCCGCCGGGCGCAGGTGGAACAGGAAGGCGAAAGCGGCGAAGAAGGCATTTCGCTGAGCGCGAAGCAGCTCCGCGAGCTGATGGATACCTATATCACTCCTGCCGGTAGCCTGCCGCGCGTTATCGAGCTCTTCATGGCGACCGAAGCGTTGAAGGGGCGCGCCATCATGTCCGAGCACGCAGGCGTGGTGGCTGCCATCGAGAGCCACGAGCTGATGCGCCAGGTGATACTGCATGTGCCGGTGGCGGTGACGGAGACGGGCGAAGGTCTGCTGGACGAAGTGTCTGCCAACACCGTCATCGACCCGTCGTTGCCGGAGGGCGACCCGGATGCCGTCATCGTACGCGAAGGGGAGAGAATCACTGCCGAGCATCTGGAGCGGCTGCTAGAGGCGGGCATCGAAGAGGTGCAGGTCATCAAGGTATACCCGGTGCCCGGACGCGGCGAGCTGAAGGTGAAAGTGGGCGATATGGTGGAGCCTGGGGATGCTCTCACCGAGGGCTTGCTGCAGCCGCGCGAGCTGCTGAGGCTGAAGGGCGTGCGTGCGGTGCAGGGGTATCTAGTGCAGGAAATCCAGAAAGTATACAAGCAACAGGGCGTGGATATCCACGACAAGCACATCGAGATTATCGTGCGCCAGATGCTGAAGAAACGGCGCGTGGTGGACCCGGGCGATACGCGCTTCCTGCCGGGCAGCATCGTGGACAAATTCATCTTTGAGGCAGAGAACGAGCGCGTGCGTCGGCAGGGCGGGCGTGAGGCAACGGCAGAGTGGGTACTGCAAAGTATCACCGAAGCCGCGCTGACCACCGAGAGCTTCCTGTCCGCCGCGTCGTTCGAGCGCACCACGCACGTGCTGACCGAGGCGGCGGTGCGCGGCAAGAAAGACGAACTGGTGGGGTTGAAAGAGAACGTCATCATCGGACGGCTCATCCCCGCCGGCACGGGCTATGCCGCCTACCGCGAACTGGAGCCTCAGCCGCTGGCGGAGGGCGCGGAGATACCGCTGGAGGCGTACGACCCGGTACTGCATCGCGAGATAGAGCCACCGCTGCCGGAGATTATCGAGCGCGGTGAGATACCGGTCGTGGAAGCGGGCGAGGTGCTCCTGCCGGGTGAGGAGGGTCTCTTCGAAGAGGACGAGATTACACCGGACGAGGACATACTGGGAGAGACGCCTTTTGAAGAGGAACCCCCCATCGTTTCTCCTCACGATGAGGAGGACATTGACCCGCTCACCTTCGGTGAGGAGCAGTAA
- a CDS encoding Maf family protein, with protein sequence MVRASVPVCSLVLASASPRRRQLVALLGIPFRVDPADIDEVPPDGHSPDEIAKALAREKALAVARRQSSGIVIGADTIVVVDGEILGKPQDKQEAFAMLRRLNGREHQVVTGIALLDTVDGRVVREQCDAVCTRVWFRQVSEEHLRRYVDTGEPMDKAGAYGAQGYGSTLIERIEGCYFNVVGLPVSRLCAMLEQWGITPLQTVPTSDA encoded by the coding sequence ATGGTAAGAGCATCTGTGCCGGTTTGTTCTCTCGTTCTGGCGTCCGCCTCACCGCGCAGGCGGCAGTTGGTGGCATTGCTGGGTATTCCTTTCCGGGTGGACCCTGCTGATATCGATGAAGTGCCTCCAGATGGACATTCTCCCGACGAGATAGCGAAAGCTCTGGCTCGTGAGAAGGCTCTGGCGGTAGCACGCCGCCAGAGCAGTGGGATTGTTATCGGCGCGGACACGATTGTGGTAGTCGATGGAGAGATTCTGGGAAAACCGCAAGACAAGCAAGAGGCTTTTGCCATGCTCCGTCGGTTGAACGGTCGCGAACATCAGGTGGTTACAGGAATAGCCCTGCTGGATACAGTGGATGGCAGGGTGGTGCGGGAGCAGTGCGACGCCGTTTGCACGCGGGTGTGGTTCCGACAGGTCAGTGAGGAACATCTACGGCGGTACGTGGACACAGGCGAGCCGATGGATAAAGCGGGGGCGTACGGGGCGCAGGGATACGGTTCCACCCTGATTGAACGCATCGAGGGTTGCTACTTTAACGTGGTTGGTTTGCCGGTCTCCCGACTTTGTGCCATGCTGGAGCAGTGGGGTATCACTCCATTGCAGACGGTTCCGACTTCGGACGCGTGA
- a CDS encoding DUF1559 domain-containing protein has product MSTLKRNAFTLIELLVVIAIIAILAAILFPVFAQARDKARQTTCLSNCKQIGLGIAMYVSDYDETFPRNDDCIAPNVVPYQPTAVGCSGPTYGQRVNHYKWQYWIYPYVKNIQIFFCPSRQFDQQAWQQNAEIFDGGYSLALHITGALNTWNRTGNAQQIRNSFLGGTLAGVQRPAETMILMEDRFPGVRHYVYGPQPIQTIYPMAHRHLWERWFYQNGVLNKNNAPHSEGMIITYVDGHAKWMNIREFLAKCPTAQEYQPNPRNEFPSGMAWTVNRQPTWVGDWALWGLYGY; this is encoded by the coding sequence ATGTCAACTTTGAAACGTAACGCCTTCACGCTTATCGAGCTGCTGGTGGTTATCGCGATAATCGCGATACTGGCAGCGATTCTGTTCCCTGTTTTTGCCCAGGCGCGCGATAAGGCGCGTCAGACCACCTGCTTGTCCAACTGCAAGCAGATTGGGCTGGGCATCGCGATGTACGTCAGCGACTACGATGAGACCTTCCCCCGCAACGACGATTGCATCGCGCCCAACGTCGTGCCCTATCAGCCCACCGCGGTAGGCTGCAGCGGTCCCACTTACGGGCAGCGCGTGAACCACTACAAGTGGCAGTACTGGATTTACCCCTACGTGAAGAACATCCAGATTTTCTTCTGTCCCAGCCGCCAGTTTGACCAGCAGGCATGGCAGCAGAACGCCGAGATTTTCGACGGCGGCTACTCGCTCGCGCTGCACATCACGGGCGCGTTGAACACCTGGAACCGCACAGGCAACGCCCAGCAAATCCGCAACTCTTTCCTGGGCGGCACGCTGGCTGGCGTACAGCGACCCGCAGAGACCATGATACTGATGGAAGACCGCTTCCCCGGTGTGCGCCACTATGTGTATGGACCGCAGCCCATCCAGACCATCTACCCGATGGCACATCGCCATCTGTGGGAGAGGTGGTTCTACCAGAACGGCGTGTTGAACAAGAACAATGCCCCGCACTCGGAAGGCATGATTATCACCTACGTGGATGGGCATGCCAAGTGGATGAACATCCGCGAGTTCCTGGCTAAGTGCCCGACGGCGCAGGAATATCAGCCAAACCCGCGCAACGAATTCCCAAGCGGCATGGCATGGACGGTCAATCGGCAGCCCACCTGGGTCGGCGACTGGGCGCTCTGGGGGCTGTACGGTTACTGA
- a CDS encoding P-II family nitrogen regulator: MKRIECIIRPFKLDEVKLALSELGVVGMTVTDVRGRGSNEESREHYRGAGYTIYLPPKVKIEMIVRDEDVEPIVQTILQYARTGEPGDGKIFILPVEDAVRIRTEERGDVVL, encoded by the coding sequence GTGAAACGCATTGAGTGTATCATTCGCCCATTCAAACTGGATGAGGTCAAGCTGGCGTTAAGCGAACTCGGTGTGGTGGGGATGACCGTTACCGATGTGCGCGGACGAGGCAGCAACGAGGAGTCCCGTGAACACTATCGCGGCGCCGGTTACACCATCTATTTACCCCCGAAGGTCAAAATCGAGATGATCGTGCGCGATGAAGACGTTGAGCCTATTGTGCAAACCATCCTGCAATATGCCCGTACCGGTGAGCCGGGTGACGGTAAGATTTTCATTCTGCCGGTAGAGGACGCGGTACGGATACGCACGGAAGAGCGTGGCGACGTGGTGTTGTAA
- the rpoB gene encoding DNA-directed RNA polymerase subunit beta, protein MKTIQHSATRTSKPVEPPNLVSVQLESYKWFLEEGLLELFQNFSPIYDFTGQQFVELLDFTLGEPKYSLEECRDRDMTFEAPIRVHVRYGRIEGGVPSEMQESEVYLGDLPLMTDKGTFIINGRERVVVSQILRSPGVYFENVFDKIFRKGTPTGQWLETYLSNKNIFGAKVIPNEGPWIEIDTGANDVITMRIGQGRTLPITTFLRALENFPEACVPRYMKVKDAMHRRYEGIVEEGVDAETGEVRNTAEQLVQVQGYYRKAPRVSPKPLVDPETGEVLLNVGDRITEEFLQNPDLPESVLEMEVAVSSPTDTTEDILRLFGTRVRLENPTREQLEGKWTTADIMEPRGRKPLIKAFHRIDQEVARRIENMGLPEIEVLDVPSVIVATLEHDPTHDKREALMDIYRKLRPGDPATEEGARALITSQLYDNRRYDLARVGRYKLNKKLGLNLPLDVRTVTKEDFVAIVEYLLKLESGEGEVDEIDHLKNKRVRAVGELLQSQLRNGFLRMEKVAKERMTSMDADQIMPQVILAIKPVAAAIKSFFGSSQLSQFMDQTNPLSELTHKRRLSALGPGGLTRQSATLEVRDVHDSHYGRICPIETPEGPNIGLISQLAIFARVNEFGFIETPYRKVVNGKVTDEIVYLSAEEEEQYRIAPGDTRLLEDGTIADEFVQVRHQSAEANRYPIVRREEVELIDVSPVQLVSIATALIPFLESDDAARALMGSNMQKQAVPLLRSSAPIVKTGLERRAAMDSGALVIARRNGTVTRVTAEEIVVRTEDGDLDIYPLLNTMQSNQSTCITQKPIVNRGDRVRAGQVIADGPCSDHGELALGKNVLVCFVPWGGYNYEDAILVSQRLVRDDVYSSIHIERYEVEARDTKLGPEEITRDIPNVGEDALKDLDEHGIIRIGAQVQPEDILVGKVQPKGQSELSAEERLIIAIFGKKAEETRDVSLRLPHGEKGKVIDVKVFSRFRYRCKECGHVHYFSKRPEERPECERCGGDLERISADDLPPGVNMLVRVYVAQKRKLMEGDKMAGRHGNKGVISKILPDEDMPFLPDGTPVDIVLNPLGVPSRMNIGQIKETHLGWAGHFFGTAYEEPAFSGTREEDILAELERMAKHVRRMVLQNYVNVDLGLGMEFRDEQTAEEMLEEIRAKLREMPMYKLEALASKVNAPPVISPLLMDEEQVMELQKSGGYGVDEAKLPAPLLQPAPPEMIEHIIERIRANTWQRCGIDERTGKCWVRDGLTGEPFDNPLTVGYIYMMKLAHLVDDKIHARSTGPYSLVTQQPLGGKAQFGGQRFGEMEVWALEAYGAAYTLQEMLTIKSDDVIGRVKVYEAIVKNEPMMEPGVPESFKILVKELQSLGLKVTLYNDKNEEVSLRDEEEEDGSRPRRSHHPEASAGGGNSR, encoded by the coding sequence ATGAAGACTATTCAACACTCGGCAACGCGTACCTCTAAACCAGTTGAACCTCCCAACCTCGTTTCCGTACAGCTAGAATCATACAAGTGGTTTCTGGAAGAGGGGCTTCTTGAGCTGTTTCAGAACTTCTCGCCCATCTACGACTTTACCGGGCAGCAGTTTGTGGAGCTTCTCGACTTCACGCTGGGCGAGCCGAAATACAGTCTGGAGGAGTGCCGCGACCGCGATATGACTTTCGAAGCACCCATTCGGGTGCATGTGCGCTACGGTCGCATCGAGGGCGGCGTACCCAGCGAGATGCAGGAGTCCGAGGTCTACCTGGGCGACCTGCCTTTGATGACCGACAAAGGTACCTTTATTATCAATGGGCGCGAGCGTGTGGTGGTCAGCCAGATACTGCGCTCACCGGGTGTCTACTTCGAGAACGTTTTCGATAAGATTTTCCGCAAGGGTACACCTACCGGACAGTGGCTCGAGACGTATCTGAGCAATAAGAATATCTTCGGGGCAAAGGTTATCCCCAACGAAGGACCCTGGATCGAGATCGATACCGGTGCCAACGACGTGATCACCATGCGAATCGGTCAAGGGCGCACCCTGCCCATAACGACCTTCTTGCGGGCGCTGGAAAACTTCCCCGAGGCGTGCGTACCTCGCTATATGAAGGTCAAGGACGCTATGCATCGGCGATATGAGGGTATCGTGGAGGAAGGTGTGGACGCCGAGACAGGCGAGGTACGTAACACGGCGGAGCAGCTCGTACAGGTTCAGGGCTACTATCGTAAAGCACCCAGAGTGTCACCCAAGCCTCTGGTGGACCCTGAAACAGGTGAGGTGCTGCTGAACGTCGGCGACCGCATCACCGAAGAGTTCTTGCAGAACCCCGACCTGCCAGAAAGCGTACTGGAGATGGAGGTGGCGGTCTCCTCTCCGACCGATACCACCGAGGACATCCTGCGGTTGTTCGGCACGCGCGTGCGTCTGGAGAACCCGACCCGCGAGCAGCTTGAGGGCAAATGGACAACCGCCGACATTATGGAGCCGCGCGGGCGCAAACCGCTGATTAAGGCGTTTCACCGCATAGACCAAGAAGTGGCGCGCCGTATCGAGAACATGGGTCTGCCAGAGATCGAGGTGCTGGACGTACCCTCCGTGATTGTGGCGACGCTGGAGCACGACCCCACCCACGATAAGCGCGAGGCGTTGATGGACATCTATCGCAAGCTGCGCCCGGGCGACCCGGCGACGGAAGAGGGCGCGCGTGCGCTCATCACGTCGCAGCTCTACGACAATCGCCGTTACGACCTGGCTCGGGTGGGACGGTACAAGCTGAACAAGAAACTGGGGCTGAATCTCCCACTGGATGTGCGTACCGTTACCAAGGAAGACTTCGTGGCTATTGTGGAGTACCTGCTGAAACTGGAGAGCGGCGAGGGCGAGGTAGACGAGATCGACCACCTGAAGAACAAGCGTGTGCGTGCAGTGGGTGAACTGCTGCAGAGCCAGCTGCGCAACGGCTTCCTGCGCATGGAGAAAGTCGCCAAAGAGCGCATGACCAGCATGGATGCCGACCAGATTATGCCTCAGGTGATACTGGCGATTAAACCCGTCGCTGCGGCGATAAAGTCGTTCTTCGGCTCCAGCCAGCTGTCGCAGTTCATGGACCAGACCAACCCGCTGAGCGAGCTGACCCACAAGCGTCGCCTGAGCGCGTTGGGACCCGGAGGACTGACCCGACAGTCCGCCACTCTGGAGGTGCGCGACGTACACGACAGCCACTACGGGCGCATCTGCCCTATCGAGACGCCGGAAGGTCCAAACATTGGCTTGATCAGCCAGCTGGCTATCTTCGCCCGGGTCAACGAGTTTGGGTTCATCGAAACGCCGTACCGTAAGGTGGTCAACGGTAAAGTTACCGATGAAATCGTCTACCTGTCGGCGGAGGAAGAAGAGCAGTATCGCATCGCGCCGGGCGACACGCGCCTGCTGGAAGACGGCACCATCGCCGACGAGTTCGTGCAGGTGCGTCATCAATCGGCGGAAGCCAACCGTTATCCCATCGTGCGCCGCGAAGAGGTGGAACTGATAGATGTATCGCCGGTGCAGCTGGTATCCATCGCCACTGCGCTGATACCGTTCCTGGAGAGCGATGACGCCGCGCGTGCGCTGATGGGTTCCAACATGCAGAAGCAGGCGGTGCCTCTACTGCGCTCGTCCGCACCGATTGTCAAGACCGGGCTGGAACGGCGTGCGGCGATGGACTCGGGCGCGCTGGTGATAGCACGGCGCAATGGCACCGTTACCAGGGTGACCGCCGAGGAGATTGTCGTGCGCACCGAAGACGGTGACCTGGACATCTATCCGCTGCTCAACACCATGCAGTCCAACCAGTCCACCTGCATCACCCAGAAGCCCATCGTGAATCGCGGTGACCGGGTGCGTGCAGGGCAGGTGATCGCCGATGGACCCTGCTCCGACCACGGCGAGCTCGCGCTGGGCAAGAACGTGCTGGTGTGCTTCGTGCCGTGGGGAGGCTATAACTACGAGGACGCCATCCTCGTATCGCAGCGCCTCGTGCGCGATGACGTATACAGCTCCATCCATATCGAACGCTACGAGGTGGAGGCTCGCGATACGAAGCTGGGTCCCGAGGAGATTACGCGCGACATCCCCAACGTGGGCGAAGACGCACTGAAAGACCTGGATGAGCATGGCATCATCCGCATCGGCGCGCAGGTACAGCCCGAAGACATTTTGGTTGGGAAAGTGCAGCCGAAGGGGCAGAGCGAGCTCAGTGCCGAGGAGCGGTTGATTATCGCTATCTTCGGAAAGAAAGCGGAGGAGACGCGCGACGTATCCCTGCGCCTGCCGCACGGCGAGAAGGGGAAGGTTATCGACGTCAAGGTGTTCTCTCGCTTCCGATACCGGTGCAAGGAGTGTGGACACGTCCACTACTTCAGTAAACGACCGGAGGAAAGGCCCGAGTGTGAGCGCTGCGGCGGCGACCTGGAGCGCATCAGTGCCGATGACCTGCCGCCGGGCGTAAACATGCTTGTGCGTGTGTACGTGGCGCAGAAGCGCAAGCTGATGGAAGGCGATAAGATGGCCGGTCGCCACGGGAACAAGGGTGTTATCTCCAAGATACTGCCCGACGAGGATATGCCCTTCCTGCCAGACGGCACGCCGGTAGACATCGTGTTGAACCCGCTGGGTGTGCCTTCGCGTATGAACATCGGGCAGATTAAGGAGACGCACCTGGGCTGGGCTGGACACTTCTTCGGCACCGCGTACGAGGAACCCGCGTTCTCGGGCACCCGGGAGGAGGATATTCTGGCGGAACTGGAGCGCATGGCGAAGCATGTGCGCCGGATGGTGCTTCAGAACTACGTCAACGTGGACCTGGGGCTGGGAATGGAGTTCCGCGATGAGCAAACCGCGGAAGAGATGCTCGAAGAGATACGGGCGAAGCTGCGGGAGATGCCCATGTACAAACTGGAGGCGCTTGCCAGCAAGGTCAATGCACCGCCCGTCATCTCGCCGCTGCTGATGGACGAGGAGCAGGTGATGGAGCTGCAGAAGAGCGGGGGCTATGGCGTGGACGAGGCGAAACTGCCTGCACCCTTGCTTCAGCCTGCTCCCCCTGAGATGATAGAGCACATCATCGAGCGCATTCGCGCCAACACCTGGCAACGATGCGGTATCGACGAACGCACCGGCAAATGCTGGGTGCGCGATGGATTGACGGGTGAGCCTTTCGACAACCCGCTGACGGTCGGATACATTTATATGATGAAGCTGGCTCACCTGGTGGACGATAAAATCCATGCCCGTTCCACCGGGCCGTACTCTCTGGTCACTCAACAGCCATTGGGTGGCAAAGCGCAGTTCGGTGGACAGCGGTTCGGTGAGATGGAGGTGTGGGCACTGGAGGCGTACGGTGCCGCCTACACCTTGCAGGAGATGCTGACCATCAAGTCCGACGACGTCATCGGGCGCGTGAAGGTGTACGAAGCCATCGTCAAAAACGAACCGATGATGGAGCCGGGTGTGCCCGAATCGTTCAAGATACTGGTGAAGGAACTGCAGAGTCTCGGTCTCAAGGTGACGTTGTATAACGACAAGAACGAGGAAGTGAGCCTGAGGGACGAAGAGGAAGAAGATGGCTCGCGTCCGCGCCGTTCACATCATCCTGAAGCATCCGCAGGAGGTGGCAACTCGCGATGA